One window of the Chloroflexia bacterium SDU3-3 genome contains the following:
- a CDS encoding GlsB/YeaQ/YmgE family stress response membrane protein, giving the protein MNFILWLLFGALVGWLASLVMRTDAQQGAILNIVVGIVGAFLGGLLFSFLPGSNVNLNDGNFSLWSLFVSFIGAVVLLGIVNLFNRGRVR; this is encoded by the coding sequence ATCAACTTCATCCTGTGGCTGCTCTTCGGTGCTTTGGTTGGCTGGCTGGCGAGCCTGGTGATGCGCACCGATGCGCAGCAGGGCGCGATCCTCAACATCGTGGTCGGCATCGTCGGCGCGTTCCTGGGCGGCCTGCTCTTCAGCTTCCTGCCCGGCTCGAATGTCAACCTCAACGATGGCAACTTCAGCCTGTGGTCGCTGTTCGTCTCGTTCATCGGCGCGGTCGTCCTGCTCGGCATTGTCAACCTCTTCAACCGTGGCCGCGTCCGCTAA